In Clostridium sp. SY8519, one genomic interval encodes:
- a CDS encoding class I SAM-dependent methyltransferase, which produces MHSRNEYLNQVSKIIPEAKDARDYYAQMTAWIDSHRNWIGTDIMDIGCGTGVLSCYLARVFPHAFVLGVDRDPAVIAAARKLAHSLELPNIRFVCEDICGIEEKNLCDTVVVSGLSHEMRGEPDGLAAADSYPDRCRVWQRAYMKYARRLARVLAAGGVLIAADRFSSNDAGCGLYLAYHKAGITPNFNFYQKFPSGDRHLILGNKGMHAPEEAVFQQARELLRDRVSDREEAE; this is translated from the coding sequence ATGCACAGCAGAAATGAATATCTGAATCAGGTAAGTAAAATCATTCCGGAAGCAAAGGATGCCCGGGACTATTACGCGCAGATGACTGCCTGGATTGACAGCCACAGGAACTGGATCGGAACGGATATTATGGATATCGGCTGCGGTACGGGAGTACTGAGCTGTTATCTGGCCCGTGTATTTCCCCACGCGTTTGTTTTGGGAGTCGACAGAGATCCCGCAGTCATTGCTGCCGCCAGAAAGCTGGCACACAGCCTGGAGCTTCCGAATATCCGGTTTGTCTGTGAGGATATCTGCGGAATCGAAGAAAAGAATCTGTGCGACACAGTGGTTGTGTCCGGGCTTTCCCATGAAATGAGGGGAGAACCGGACGGTTTGGCAGCGGCGGACAGTTATCCGGACAGATGCAGGGTGTGGCAGCGGGCCTATATGAAATACGCGCGGAGACTTGCGCGTGTGCTGGCTGCAGGCGGGGTGCTGATTGCCGCGGATCGGTTTTCGTCCAATGATGCCGGCTGCGGACTTTATCTGGCTTACCACAAGGCGGGGATTACGCCGAATTTCAATTTTTATCAGAAGTTTCCGTCCGGTGATAGGCATCTGATTCTCGGAAATAAGGGAATGCATGCGCCGGAAGAAGCGGTTTTCCAGCAGGCCAGGGAGCTTCTGCGGGACAGAGTGAGCGATCGGGAGGAAGCAGAATGA
- a CDS encoding nucleoside-triphosphatase, whose amino-acid sequence MKQLLFLTGRKKIGKTTAIRRFLEQEGLRPEGFRTVLASGVIPGVRTAHLLSADAKEEPSRTNYLFRCGKPGACSAAEADRPEQIRERFIRLGCGVLDRIAGSRPADRKEAHTEETARYSGLPGGSRRLVLMDELGPHEADVPEFQASVKRVLTCGLPVLGVLQQADAPFLQEIVRMRETELVPVTEENRNALPRRLGDWYHALEKEAGNREEQNSYGAVVFSEDGARVLMIQGRKSWSFPKGRRFFGESEKDAAVREILEETGVRARVDTEFAETVPSIYGPVPRKVTFFAGTAERTETPLIPLEVEDAAWVPLEEAAERIRIPEDRDVLLRAIAYVSRRNS is encoded by the coding sequence ATGAAACAGCTGCTGTTTCTGACAGGCAGGAAAAAAATCGGAAAGACCACCGCGATCCGTCGGTTTCTGGAGCAGGAAGGCCTCCGGCCGGAAGGATTTCGCACGGTACTGGCGTCCGGGGTGATTCCGGGCGTGCGTACCGCCCATCTGCTCTCAGCAGATGCGAAAGAAGAACCGTCCCGGACCAATTATCTGTTTCGGTGCGGAAAGCCGGGCGCATGCAGCGCTGCAGAAGCTGACCGGCCGGAGCAGATACGGGAACGCTTTATTCGTCTGGGCTGCGGGGTCCTGGACAGAATCGCGGGCAGCAGACCGGCAGACAGGAAAGAGGCACACACGGAAGAAACAGCGCGATACAGCGGGCTGCCCGGAGGGAGCCGCCGACTGGTGCTGATGGATGAGCTTGGCCCCCATGAGGCGGATGTGCCGGAATTTCAGGCATCGGTGAAACGTGTGCTGACCTGCGGACTTCCGGTGCTGGGGGTTCTGCAGCAGGCGGATGCGCCGTTTCTGCAGGAAATCGTCCGCATGCGGGAGACTGAGCTGGTGCCGGTGACAGAAGAGAACAGAAACGCTCTGCCCCGGCGTCTGGGAGACTGGTATCATGCCCTGGAGAAAGAGGCAGGGAACCGGGAAGAGCAAAACTCTTACGGTGCAGTGGTTTTCTCGGAAGACGGCGCCCGGGTGCTGATGATTCAAGGGAGGAAAAGCTGGTCCTTTCCGAAAGGGCGCAGATTTTTCGGTGAATCAGAAAAAGACGCGGCTGTGCGGGAAATCCTGGAAGAGACGGGGGTACGTGCCCGGGTGGACACGGAATTTGCGGAAACGGTTCCCAGTATCTATGGGCCGGTTCCCCGAAAAGTGACTTTTTTTGCGGGTACTGCAGAAAGGACAGAGACGCCTTTGATTCCGCTGGAAGTAGAGGATGCGGCCTGGGTGCCGCTGGAGGAAGCCGCGGAACGGATCCGGATTCCGGAAGACCGGGACGTGCTGCTGCGGGCGATTGCGTATGTCAGCCGCAGAAACAGCTGA